One window of Canis lupus baileyi unplaced genomic scaffold, mCanLup2.hap1 Scaffold_279, whole genome shotgun sequence genomic DNA carries:
- the LOC140629855 gene encoding kelch-like protein 31 codes for MAPKKKTVRKNKGDINEMTIIVEDSPLNKLNALNGLLEGGNGLNCISSELTDASYGPNLLEGLSKMRQENFLCDLVIGTKTKSFDVHKSVMASCSEYFYNILKKDPSTQRVDLNDISPPGLATVIAYAYTGKLTLSLYTIGSIISAAVYLQIHTLVKMCSDFLIREMSVENCMYVVNIAETYSLKNAKAAAQKFIRDNFLEFAESDQFLKLTFEQINELLIDDDLQLPSEIVAFQIAMKWLEFDQKRVKHAADLLSNIRFGTISAQDLVNYVQSVPRMMQDADCHKLLVDAMNYHLLPYHQNTLQSRRTRIRGGCRVLVTVGGRPGLTEKSLSRDVLYRDPENGWSKLTEMPAKSFNQCVAVMDGFLYVAGGEDQNDARNQAKHAVSNFCRFDPRFNTWIHLANMNQKRTHFSLSVCDGLLYAAGGRNAEGSLASLECYVPSSNQWRPKAALDAARCCHASAVAGGRLLVTGGYVGSAYSRSVSAYDPAGDAWQELAGLSTPRGWHCAVALGDRVYVMGGSQLGPRGERVDVLAVERYSPATGQWSSAAPLPVGVSTAGAAALHGRAYLLGGWNEGEKKYKKCIQSFSPELNEWTEDDELPEATVGVSCCALCMPSGAPRESRASSVSSVPVSI; via the exons ATGGCCCCCAAAAAGAAGACTGTCagaaagaacaaaggagataTCAATGAGATGACCATAATCGTAGAAGACAGCCCCCTAAACAAACTAAATGCTTTGAATGGGCTCCTAGAAGGAGGCAATGGCCTTAACTGCATTTCTTCAGAATTAACAGATGCTTCTTATGGTCCCAACCTCTTGGAAGGCTTGAGTAAAATGAGGCAGGAGAACTTCCTTTGTGACCTAGTCATTGGCACCAAAACCAAATCCTTTGATGTTCACAAGTCAGTGATGGCTTCGTGCAGTGAATACTTTTACAACATCctaaaaaaagacccatctaccCAAAGGGTGGATCTCAATGATATCTCGCCGCCAGGCCTGGCTACTGTTATCGCCTATGCCTACACTGGAAAGCTGACTCTCTCCTTGTATACAATAGGAAGCATTATTTCAGCTGCTGTTTATCTTCAGATCCATACCCTTGTAAAGATGTGCAGTGATTTTCTGATACGAGAGATGAGTGTTGAGAATTGCATGTACGTTGTTAACATTGCTGAAACATATTCCCTGAAAAATGCAAAAGCAGCAGCCCAAAAGTTTATCCGGGATAACTTCCTGGAATTTGCAGAATCAGATCAGTTTTTGAAACTTACCTTTGAGCAAATTAATGAACTTCTTATAGATGATGACTTACAGTTGCCTTCTGAAATAGTAGCATTCCAGATTGCAATGAAATGGTTAGAATTTGACCAAAAGAGAGTGAAACACGCTGCAGATCTTCTGAGCAATATCCGCTTTGGTACCATCTCTGCACAGGACCTGGTCAATTACGTTCAGTCTGTACCCAGAATGATGCAAGATGCTGATTGTCACAAACTTCTTGTAGATGCAATGAACTACCACTTACTTCCGTATCATCAAAACACATTGCAGTCTCGGCGCACGAGAATCCGCGGGGGCTGTCGAGTCCTTGTCACTGTTGGGGGACGTCCAGGCCTTACTGAGAAGTCCCTTAGTAGAGACGTCCTGTACAGAGACCCTGAAAATGGATGGAGCAAGCTTACAGAAATGCCAGCCAAGAGTTTTAATCAGTGTGTGGCAGTGATGGACGGATTTCTTTATGTGGCTGGTGGCGAAGACCAGAATGATGCAAGAAATCAAGCCAAGCATGCAGTCAGCAATTTCTGCAG ATTCGACCCCCGCTTCAACACCTGGATACACCTGGCCAACATGAACCAGAAGCGCACGCACTTCAGCCTGAGCGTGTGCGACGGGCTCCTGTACGCCGCGGGCGGCCGCAACGCCGAAGGCAGCCTGGCCTCGCTCGAGTGCTACGTGCCCTCCAGCAACCAGTGGCGGCCCAAGGCGGCCCTGGACGCGGCGCGCTGCTGCCACGCGAGCGCGGTGGCGGGCGGCCGGCTGCTGGTGACCGGCGGGTACGTGGGCAGCGCGTACTCGCGCTCCGTGAGCGCCTACGACCCGGCCGGCGACGCGTGGCAGGAGCTGGCGGGCCTGAGCACGCCGCGGGGCTGGCACTGCGCCGTGGCGCTGGGCGACCGCGTGTACGTGATGGGCGGCAGCCAGCTGGGGCCGCGCGGGGAGCGCGTGGACGTGCTGGCGGTGGAGCGCTACAGCCCCGCCACGGGCCAGTGGAGCTCGGCCGCGCCGCTGCCCGTGGGCGTGAGCACGGCGGGCGCCGCGGCGCTGCACGGCCGCGCCTACCTGCTGGGAGGCTGGAACGAGGGCGAGAAGAAGTACAAGAAGTGCATCCAGAGCTTCAGCCCCGAGCTCAACGAGTGGACGGAGGACGACGAGCTGCCCGAGGCCACCGTGGGCGTGTCCTGCTGCGCCCTGTGCATGCCCAGCGGCGCCCCCCGCGAGTCCCGGGCCAGCTCGGTGTCCTCGGTGCCCGTCAGCATCTGA